AGGATCATCTGGTCCTAAAACCATGTGTGGACGTCACTTTTCAGCTTTCTTGCATATTATCCTGTACTTAAAGACTTACAATTAAAAGCTTACAATAAACATGCTCACATACAATTTCATAGCTTTCTAGAGGTACCTGAGACTAGAGAAGAGAATCCACGTGACTTCTTCCACTAAATGATGTGTTAGGAAGACTGAAGTACAAAGGCCATCTGCTTCTGCAGGGGTTTCAGTAACAGGCCCATCATGGAGGGTTTGCAGACTACAAATGCATCTGTACCTGTTCTGGGTGCTCAAATGTACGGATTCTTAGGAGGGACGAGACACAAACTACTTTCAATCCCTTAACTAATCCCTTAGTGCCAGCACTGGAGTCCTTGTGTCCTATTGTACCTCTGTCTGTGTGTATAACATCAGTTTGCAGTGCTTTAATTTAGGAGTGTGACAGATCTTCATGGCTGTGTTGCATGCAGCTTCCTTTGCTGGGCAGCCCTAATTCCAAACAAAACCTCAGAGCAGGTGGCCCACCtatccttttttatttcagtaagcCTGAGCAGGAAGTTGACCTTCTGTCTTCTCTGGTGCCTTGTCAAAGATACAAAGCTCCCCCTTCAGCTTTCCCCACTCCAGCACAGCAACTGAATGACACAAATTAGGTGAGTGCTGACCTTGGCTTGCCCTGCAAACAAACCTCACCTGTCCTTTCTTACTGACTCTGCAGAGCACTTCCTCAcacagcatccctggaagtgttcagctggatggagctctgagcagcctggtctagtggaaggtgtccctgtccacagcaggggggttggaatgagatgatctttaagatcccttccaacccaaatgattctgtgattttcagcACCTTCTCAGGTGAAATAGGAGTCTTGTTCCAGAACACAGGAACTGAACATGGATGTGCTTGTGCAcagttctctgctgctgctgctttaaacACCAAACTAGAACTGCTTTCACCTTGTTACTGTTTATGACCACACAGTTGACCTCCCCACCTCAGAACATGATCACACATTATAGTTAAACCAGATACTTTAATAATTCAGCCTACAGCAATTCATACCCACATCATTTTGAATCTCCATTTGAAATTCCTATGACAGCAATATCTCGTTAAAGAGTGATTCCTTATTCCATGGATAAGGACAGACTCCCGTTTACCTTGGAAGTCATTGCTATTTGCAATCCTTCCCTCCTAAACTAGCTCGAAAGTCAGTAGGAAAATCAAGTTTGCTTGGAGACTAAGCATCTTGATCCCTGCCATCATCACTTCTAAGCACAAATCAGTTCTTTATTTCTCCTGGAACTCCATGCAAATATCTTACTGGCAGACAGTATCATTTCCCTattgatttattattttgtgtTCTGCCATTTATCTCTGCCTTCAAGTCTCTGCACCTCGAAAATGAGCTTCAGTGCTGCAGTGGCCAACAGGGATAACACCATCACCACTGTTCCCCACACCCTCAGTCTTTTAAACCCTCTCGGGTAAGGGGGAAGAAGGGCAATGTCATAATGCAGCGCTATCCCCAAGGCCATCACCAGCATCACTGCTCCCAAGGTGGCATCCTTGAAGAGCAAGGCCTGCCAGGCAAGCACAGGAGGAACGACACCGTTAGCCAGGTTCAGCCAGTCTGGCTTGGCCGGGCTGTTTTCAGGAAGGGCAAAGCCCCACCTCATTCCCCCCAGGAAAGAGGCTGTCACAGCACCGTATGTGACCTGAGCAAAGGCCACCTCGGGGTAGTAGGTGCCCTGGATGACCATGGCCAGTGGTGCCATCACAAAGGGAACCAGCCCCCCCAGGCTCAGGTAAAGGGCCGGCTTGGGAACGTCCTTCAGAGATTCCTTGCTTTTTTCGGATTCTGTCTCAGATTCTGGAGGCTTTTTCTTCTTGGAGACGGGGAGAGAGGTGTGAAAAGCCTGGAGCTGGGTTGCATAAACTGATGCTGGTTTGAGGCTTGGAGGTCTTGAGAGAGGACACACATCCCTCTGGAGCCAGAGGCCAAGGGAAGACCAAGTTGTCTTATTCTTTGCAtggagcagcagcctgggacCCGTTAACTTCTGGAGCTGCAAGCATAAAACTTGTCCTGAGCACCACACAGTGCAGGCTTACAGACCTGCAGTTACCACAGCCACCTATGGAATATTGCACCAAGGGGTTTTCCAGGTCAGGTCACatcccagctgtccctgctcttgGATTTCAGGTGTTTTTAACTGAACTAACCAAGGTACCCCATGCAGCTGATGAAGAGCAACTGGGCTCTCCAGAGTGAGTAAGAAAACCTTTACTCACTGCAAAAGGTTTGTACACCCACCCATCCTTCCCCCCACACACGTGTTCTTTAGGCACTTTTAAGATATATCAGTCCCTTTCAgaacaaaatgtaaaataatttcctctgaAGCAGGACAAGGTCACCCCAGCAACTAACTACTGTCCCCTCACTGCTCAATCAAAAAGTGAGAGGAAAAACGACCTTGAGacaataaaatttcattttataaaagaaacagctttgcCTAAAGGTGCTGTAGGAACCAGGAGCTCTCCCAGAAGAGCTGACTGATAAAACAGCTGGCTACTTCAACTGaaacccaccttttttttttttttcaaagctgcaGTTCATATCTTTTCCTATTTTACTtctaaataaaaacagagagcAAAGAAAGGCTTCAGTAACTTACTCTGAAAGATGTGTGGAAGCAGCATCGTTGTATGAGAGGAAACATATTTGTTTTATCAACGtcctaaaaccagaaaaattcaGGAGAAGGTCTGAAACTGATGAATAGGTGAGTTTGTCTTATGTCCAAAGTCTACACTTATCAGATGTGTACCGACTCTTACAggtgtattttaaagaaatatatatatgtttctTCATTTCTCCTGGAACTCCACGCAAATACCTCATTAGCAGATAATATCTTTTCCCTATTGATTTATTAGGTTCTGTTCTGCAATTTATTgctgccttctcttctctgctcctctaAAATAAGGTATAAAATATATCATATGTACTCAATCTGTACGTGCCCACTACAGAATACTACGTTTCAGGCAGCTTTATGAACTGAAGCGGTAAAGTTTTAATAAGTGTTGCAAGACCAATTTCTGGTTAATGAACGGAGTATCAGGGAATAGGCGACGGCTTCCCCTTCATGGATCGTCTCCTTTTCAAGGGATAAATGGCTCCGCACAGCTGATAAACGAGTAATTCCTCACATGAGGAAAAAGCGATCTTTAACAAAAGAAGGAGTGGAAaggccatcccatcccatcccatcccaagcTGCAGGTAAGCTCCCTGCGGATGACACTCACCGGGGAAGGCAgttcccagtcctgctgctccGGGGAAGGGCGGCGGCTCCGCACGGCCAAAGTCCCCgcacagagggaaaggggagaggagaagcCTTATATCCTGGAAGAAGAAGGAGCCCCGCTGCCCACGGGCACCGGGCGGGAGTCGCCCGCACTGCCgcccccccgcccgctcccccTGAGGTGGCTTCCGGTGCCCCGGGAAGCGCTCCGGCGGCGCTCAGCGCTGCCGGTCCGGACGGGAACGAGAGCGGTCCATCGTGTTCCGCTGGCCCGAGGAAGGCCCAACCTGAGCCAAGGGCAGCAGCGCCGCTGGCTCTCAGCCCGAGGGCCGCGGTCGGTCTGGCAGAGGAGCAACAGGGGCTTCTGCTGCCCGTGGGGTTgcggggcggcgcggccgcTCCTCCTTTCTAAGCATCTCGGCAGTGGGCCAGCCTCCCACAAGCGGACTACAGATCCCAGCCTGCCCCGCAGCGCGCCGCCCGGCCGTTCTGTGCGCCGGGGGGCGCGTGGCCTTCTGGGACGCGTAGTCTGCGGCGGCTTCCGACAGGCGGCGGCGAGGGCGGTGCGCGGCACCGCCTGTGattggcggggcggggggcgcgcggcacggggcgggggcgggcgaGGGGGTGCCGGGCGGGGCGTGTCCCTTCCGCGTgctcggccccgccccgcgcgcgcgccggccccgccccctccggCCCCcggccgggcagggccgggcggcCATTTTGGGCAGAGCTTTGTTATGGTTGTGGGGCCGCCGGAGCCGCGCCAGGGCCCGCCCGGTGAGTGcggcccccgcgccgcccccgccgcgccacacgcgccccccgcgccctcacctggcccctgcagccccgcggccctccccgccgccccccgcgaCCACCGCGGGCTCGGCGCGGCCCGGGAGCGGCCTCCCGCCAGGCCGggtccccccccaccccccccgcgCTCGGTCCCGCGGCCGCGGCGGGTCCCGGCGGGGGCAGTGCGGGGTCCccgcgggcagggccgggccgggcggtgGGGGGCCGGGGCTCCGCGGGGTATTGTTTCCTTGCCGAGCGGGGAAGTTCGCAGCGCTGACACTGCCGGGGCTCAGCTCCTGTCATGGGGTcggccgggagcggggcgggggggggcgggCCCGGGCGGCGGGTGAGTGCGGGGACGGGCCGGGCAGGGGCGACCCCGCTGCCGGCTGGAAACGAAACCAGCGCGGCCGCTTCCCCTCGGCTCCTCCCGGGCCGCGCTTCCCGGCTCCCCCGGCGCGAAGGGGCGGTCGGGGCCGGCAGTGACACGTGTGCTGCGGGCGGCCGGGGCCCGGCTCGCCCTGCCCGCTGCCAGCCGGGCTGGGAAACTTGTCAGGTGCCCTTCGCTGCCTGCGCGCAGGAAAACAGCGCCCGGCCCGAGCGTGAGGTGGCTCTTTGCGGCGTGAAAGTTATTTCTGTGCGTCCGGTGTGTTTTGTGCCCCGTTGGCCGGAGGTTTTGCGTGGTTTGGCTTAAACGGCTGTGGCTGGACTCTGTCAGAATGCAGGTAGCGCTTCAGAGAGCCATTTGAGACTTTGAATTTATTAACGAGCTGTTTTGGAACGATTTTAGAGCAGTTAGTGGGTGTCTGCACAAGTTTCGAGTTCTTAAACAGCTTTAGAGGAACGGTCGCTATTTAAATCCTTGTACGTAATGGTGGAATGGTTGAAGAGGGTTgcttaaaaatctttttatgtTAACATGACCAGGTAGGTCAGCCTGCCTTTCCCCGCCCCCGAGGTGCGAGTGACACAAGTGTTAGTAATGTTGATAATACTCTGAAACGTTGCGAGTGCCTGAGCAAAGTGTGGAAACAGCAGCGGGGGGAATGGAGATGAGATAACAGCTGAGATAATTGGGGAGCCATCAAGGCTGAGTTTACTGTAGAGTTGACATTGCTTCTATAAAAAAATGTTAGGTGTTATGAAAAAAAGCTTATGCAAATGTTATTTTCATGAATGACTGTGGCTGGCATTTCAGCGAAAGGTTCCCTGTGCTTATCCATTTGGAGACCGGTATTTCAAACTTCCAGTCTCTGACTCAGGAAGGAAACAGGTGTAGAGCAGTGgtaggaagaaataaaattcccCAGATTTAAgaggagcagcttttccttttgcattctTTCTCATCATTTCTAGAGAAAAGTCCCTTAAGAAGAACTTTTTgaagttttgtatttttgtatttagaATAGAAAGGCTTCAGGTGATACTTCcctatctttcttttttctttttcttttttttttttttacagctgttAGTAGCAAAGTGCAGCCTCTGCACTTTATATTCGTCTGTTTTATAGCCTTCATCCTATATGACACAGAAGTTTCCATTGCAGATATCATACGAGGACCTAAAGGGAAAATATGCAGGGAACAGATGtcattttaaaggaaagcaaGTCCTGTTTTTTCTGAGGGTGTCTCAGAAACATGAGGAGCAGAATGCAGATGTGAAATACAACAAATCAAATGGGAGTGCACACTTTCTGAATGTTAGGAAAAATACTTTACTTGGAGAATATTTGCACGGTGTGGTCACCTTGTGTCACAGATGGGACTGTTTGTGTACACGTGGTGTCACTGCCTCTCGAAATTCCTGTTTTAAATTAGGAAATTAAGTCaccagagaaaaaataatatgcaCTAGCATTTTCATGAAATGTAAACAGTATTTCAAGGGTGGTGGGatacttatttttaatactgaaaaatgtTGGATCTGTGAGTTTCTTCAGGAGTGTGGGTTCTCAGATAATGTTCTTCTTGCCTTTACAAAGTGAACAAAAACTATTGGCTCAGGAGTtaaagttgccttttttttttttttttaatgtcagtaTTACAAGTTGTTTGAAGTTAGTTGTGTAACTGCTGAATTGACTTGGTTGTGAAGTGCAGTCCAGGGCGTGCTTGGTTTGTTTGTCAGTATGAAGAGGTGGGAACAGGGCTGACTGTTCAGTAGAGCTGAAACATAAAGCACCTCTCTCCAGTGGAGTAGGTGCTCACATGGACACAGGTTTTCCTTATGGCTTTGTAGAAACACAAAGAGGGGATGGCTATTGCTCCAACTTATCCAGGGAAAGGTCACAGTTACTGAATTTTGCAGTCGGTGAGGTGGTGTGTGTACCAGGAactttgtttgggattttttaagttttacattaatttatttgtaGAGGGCAGGAGTGGTTTAGTTTTTGTTCTGCAAACTCAGCAATGTAAGCAGACGTTTTACTGTCACTTACATAGTGACCAGGATGCCAACTAAATCATGTGGCTTTTGTTTCAGCAAGAGTAATTGAACTGCTTGTGCTCTTTGCTCCTCAGATTTGATGAAAAGCAGTGAAGTTGGCAGAAATGTGGTCCTGCTCAGGATACTTCACGAATGCCAGGATGTTGTTTAACTTGTGTGCTGTAACTTAATATGTCCCTGTGAAAATGTGCCAAACTTTAATGAGTTACTGTATGGTCAGAAGataaatttacatttttggGAGTGGATTTAGGTAGAGATTGATAGTGGCTAAGTGTCCACCGCCCCATACATGTATGTGCAAACACTGTGCAGACCTCAGAGTTCTAGGGCTGGTTCACAGGGCTGTGAGCATGACAGTGAGTGGGGAGGGAAGCATATTGGCTTCATTAATCATAGATATTAGTGATCAGGCTGTATCACTCCAAACTGGAAATTCTTGATTAAAGTGTGCTTAACTATTTCAGTTCCTGCCTTCTCCCTGGCCTGCAGCAGTATGGGGAGAAGAATTTTTTACACTTTATACTACTTAGACCTTTCTATATTTAAACAGCAAAACAGTTCTGCAAAGTGTTGGTGTGTGCAGTTCCACAAAATGACTAATCTGAAATAGTTGCACTTCCAAGGTCTGTCTTAACAAAAATCCTTTGAACCAGTGCAGCCAAACATAACTGAGGTTTTCTGCAATAAATGATgctcagaaagaaatattttgcagtcTGTGACCTTGT
This genomic window from Pseudopipra pipra isolate bDixPip1 chromosome 9, bDixPip1.hap1, whole genome shotgun sequence contains:
- the TMEM69 gene encoding transmembrane protein 69 yields the protein MFPLIQRCCFHTSFRLQKLTGPRLLLHAKNKTTWSSLGLWLQRDVCPLSRPPSLKPASVYATQLQAFHTSLPVSKKKKPPESETESEKSKESLKDVPKPALYLSLGGLVPFVMAPLAMVIQGTYYPEVAFAQVTYGAVTASFLGGMRWGFALPENSPAKPDWLNLANGVVPPVLAWQALLFKDATLGAVMLVMALGIALHYDIALLPPYPRGFKRLRVWGTVVMVLSLLATAALKLIFEVQRLEGRDKWQNTK